A single window of Oncorhynchus keta strain PuntledgeMale-10-30-2019 chromosome 34, Oket_V2, whole genome shotgun sequence DNA harbors:
- the LOC127915224 gene encoding carcinoembryonic antigen-related cell adhesion molecule 5-like: MTGHIVTFNCSASSQPPSQFSWFFNGSQVVTGSVYETGPLTLASHGEYTCVAFNNITVRNSTVSKMLTVVVPITSVSISTGGNQAIEDDSFTMTCNIVGDPSSIHWWKNHTSVRLDNRTHVSFDNRTLAFNPVQHSDYGEYQCMARNSVSNRTSTRYTLLVNYGPKQPVIAGAPIAETEQRVTFNCSASSQPPRQFSWFFNGSQVVTGSVYETGPLTLASHGEYTCVAFNNITVRNSTVSKMLTIIGESDYRLFALLC, from the exons ATGACAGGACACATCGTGACATTCAACTGCTCggcctcctctcagcctcccagCCAGTTCAGCTGGTTCTTCAATGGCTCCCAGGtggtgactggctcagtgtatgagACTGGCCCACTGACCTTAGCCAGTCATGGGGAGTACACCTGTGTGGCCTTCAACAACATCACTGTCAGAAACAGCACTGTCTCCAAGATGCTCACTGTTGTTG TGCCAATAACCTCAGTGTCCATAAGCACCGGTGGAAACCAGGCGATAGAGGATGACTCCTTTACAATGACTTGCAATATTGTCGGTGATCCTAGCTCCATTCATTGGTGGAAGAACCACACGTCAGTGCGTCTAGATAACAGAACACATGTATCTTTCGACAACAGAACATTGGCCTTCAACCCTGTACAGCATTCAGACTATGGAGAATATCAGTGTATGGCCAGAAATAGTGTGAGTAACAGAACTAGCACCCGCTACACACTCCTAGTGAATT ATGGACCCAAGCAACCTGTGATAGCTGGTGCACCCATTGCCGAAACAGAACAAAGAGTGACattcaactgctctgcctcctctcagcctcccagACAGTTCAGCTGGTTCTTCAATGGCTCCCAGGtggtgactggctcagtgtatgagACTGGCCCACTGACCTTAGCCAGTCATGGGGAGTACACCTGTGTGGCCTTCAACAACATCACTGTCAGAAACAGCACTGTCTCCAAGATGCTCACCATCATTGGTGAATCAGACTACAGATTGTTTGCTTTGTTGTGTTAA